A window of Hyalangium gracile contains these coding sequences:
- a CDS encoding right-handed parallel beta-helix repeat-containing protein: MRVRTALGALGCALALSLLGCGQAEMTQTEQGPRSNRPKAPAPTPPASTPVAQQPPAQPAPPSVPSTPPSTEPPASPVPPQAEPPAPPPAPVPPAPPPPPEFSRILWVSPGGSDAAEGSKERPFRTVAKALSQLRQGEAVFLQSGTYSERLRLEERGGAADSLLTLKAAPGATPVFKGGTGSSTPMIDVRGAYWRIEGLTLDLAGDRAFAVVWRGKGAHHGVLRGSTLKNGAEGAAVDVSNSASDVLVEDNHIHHFQKAGGGDSHGVALETTARNAVVRGNDIHHNSGDGVQCLGPEGGATISGTPFDNLLIEDNELHENQENGVDIKTCTRVTVRRNSIWGHRRTSESAGEGVIVHLSARDVTLEENTFHGNGRGINIGGVRVGAPPTHIIIRRNLVLDGDGADGNEGSGIRVDTSSDVKVQHNTVWNMPGGCVIFGSGESGPSQGLEVRNNVLASCAQALRAGSGREGAVVDSNLYFREGGAARFRLEGVDLGLGQWREETGLDGRSLERSPGFTDADAEDFTLTPASPARDRGVALGFPFCGGAPDLGARESGCP; this comes from the coding sequence ATGCGCGTCAGAACGGCCCTCGGGGCTCTCGGTTGTGCCCTCGCTCTCTCCCTGCTCGGCTGTGGGCAGGCCGAGATGACGCAGACGGAGCAAGGTCCCCGCTCGAATCGCCCCAAGGCTCCGGCTCCCACGCCTCCCGCCTCCACTCCCGTGGCGCAGCAGCCCCCTGCGCAACCCGCTCCGCCCTCGGTTCCATCCACGCCTCCGTCCACGGAGCCCCCTGCCTCACCAGTCCCACCTCAGGCCGAGCCTCCGGCGCCGCCGCCCGCTCCCGTGCCTCCTGCCCCTCCTCCTCCTCCCGAGTTCTCGCGCATCCTCTGGGTCTCTCCCGGAGGCAGTGACGCCGCCGAGGGCTCCAAGGAGCGGCCCTTCCGCACGGTGGCCAAGGCGCTCTCCCAGCTGCGCCAGGGCGAGGCCGTCTTCCTCCAGTCCGGCACCTACTCGGAGCGGCTGCGGCTCGAGGAGCGTGGCGGAGCCGCCGACTCGCTGCTCACGCTCAAGGCGGCCCCCGGTGCCACGCCCGTCTTCAAGGGCGGCACGGGCAGCTCCACCCCGATGATCGACGTGCGCGGAGCTTACTGGCGCATCGAAGGCCTCACCTTGGATCTGGCGGGCGACCGGGCCTTCGCGGTGGTCTGGCGCGGCAAGGGAGCGCATCACGGTGTGCTCCGCGGCAGCACCCTGAAGAACGGCGCCGAGGGCGCTGCCGTGGACGTCTCCAACTCCGCCAGCGACGTCCTCGTCGAGGACAACCACATCCATCACTTCCAGAAGGCGGGGGGCGGTGACAGCCACGGCGTCGCCCTGGAGACGACGGCGCGCAACGCGGTGGTGCGCGGCAACGACATCCACCACAACTCCGGAGACGGGGTGCAGTGCCTCGGGCCCGAGGGCGGGGCCACCATCTCCGGCACGCCGTTCGACAACCTCCTCATCGAGGACAACGAGCTGCACGAGAACCAGGAGAACGGCGTGGACATCAAGACGTGCACGCGCGTCACCGTGCGCCGCAACTCCATCTGGGGCCACCGCCGCACCTCTGAGTCCGCCGGTGAGGGCGTCATCGTCCACCTGTCCGCGCGCGACGTGACGCTGGAGGAGAACACCTTCCATGGCAACGGACGCGGCATCAACATCGGCGGCGTCCGGGTAGGCGCTCCGCCCACCCACATCATCATCCGCCGCAACCTGGTGCTGGATGGCGACGGCGCCGACGGCAATGAGGGCAGTGGCATCCGGGTGGACACCTCCTCGGACGTGAAGGTGCAGCACAACACCGTCTGGAACATGCCGGGCGGCTGCGTCATCTTCGGCAGCGGGGAGTCGGGGCCCTCGCAGGGGCTGGAGGTGCGCAACAACGTGCTGGCCAGCTGCGCCCAGGCGCTGCGCGCGGGCTCCGGGCGAGAGGGCGCCGTGGTGGACAGCAACCTCTATTTCCGCGAGGGCGGCGCGGCCCGCTTCCGCCTGGAGGGTGTGGACCTCGGCCTCGGCCAGTGGCGCGAGGAGACGGGACTGGATGGGCGTTCGCTGGAACGCTCGCCTGGCTTCACCGACGCGGACGCCGAGGACTTCACCCTGACGCCTGCCTCCCCGGCTCGGGATCGAGGTGTAGCACTGGGGTTTCCCTTCTGTGGAGGGGCCCCGGATCTGGGTGCTCGCGAGTCGGGCTGCCCCTGA